A segment of the Leptotrichia sp. oral taxon 215 str. W9775 genome:
AACAGCTTCCTTAATACCACAGTGAGGCTCATTATTGTGGAGACAGTCCCTGAATTTACAATTCTGGATATGATTAAGAAACTCAGGAAAGAGTGTTTCCAGTTCTTTTTTGTTATCCAGTTTTGGAAAATCAAGTGATGTAAATCCTGGAGTATCAATGATGTATGTAGATGCATTTATTTTGAAAAAACGGCTTTCTGTCGTAGTGTGACGTCCTCTTGAAGTCTTTTCGCTGACTTCATTTGTAGTAAGAATTTCTTCTCCAATGAGGGAGTTAATCAGTGTTGATTTACCTACTCCACTTGGACCCGAAACCGTAACAGATTTTCCTTCTATGTATTCCTTTAATTCTGTCAGACCAATATTTTTTTCAGTAGAAATAGGAAAAACTGGAAATTCTTCCCCAAAATTTCCCTTTATTTTGTTTAAAAATTCATCTAAAGTATTTTTTTCAACTAAATCAA
Coding sequences within it:
- the rsgA gene encoding ribosome small subunit-dependent GTPase A — encoded protein: MGGIYIKGKVIRKIKGFYYVSDERYYHLKEEDTYECKLKGTLKVKNNKMNCIIGDIVEFDEKEKVITGIDERKNFLYRPLLANIDFIGILFSIVSPEFNFNVFQKMLLNASWQNIPAILIISKIDLVEKNTLDEFLNKIKGNFGEEFPVFPISTEKNIGLTELKEYIEGKSVTVSGPSGVGKSTLINSLIGEEILTTNEVSEKTSRGRHTTTESRFFKINASTYIIDTPGFTSLDFPKLDNKKELETLFPEFLNHIQNCKFRDCLHNNEPHCGIKEAVENGDIPKMRYEFYLNSLENIFKN